One window of Cydia pomonella isolate Wapato2018A chromosome 5, ilCydPomo1, whole genome shotgun sequence genomic DNA carries:
- the LOC133517562 gene encoding uncharacterized protein LOC133517562, translating into MKQYSIVGNKKKVTMETNATRLKVVGNGCVIIVKSNQGHIEVIGNDCKIDVVDNYGTINLVGASGLVTVSKRYKNDDIQLIGASCHLLVDGKEKATFEPFSAQLSPFSKNLDDVIESIFTFVMR; encoded by the coding sequence ATGAAGCAGTACTCGATCGTCGGCAACAAGAAGAAAGTCACCATGGAAACAAACGCCACTCGCCTAAAGGTCGTTGGCAACGGCTGCGTCATCATAGTCAAAAGCAACCAGGGGCACATCGAAGTCATCGGCAACGACTGCAAGATCGACGTCGTTGACAACTATGGCACCATCAATCTAGTCGGAGCCAGTGGTCTAGTGACAGTTTCCAAGCGCTACAAGAACGATGACATTCAGCTTATCGGTGCTTCCTGTCACTTATTAGTGGATGGAAAAGAAAAGGCAACGTTTGAGCCGTTTTCTGCTCAACTTTCACCGTTCAGCAAGAACTTGGATGACGTTATCGAATCCATCTTCACCTTCGTCATGCGTTGA
- the LOC133517563 gene encoding proteoglycan 4-like, with amino-acid sequence MVVFKRLLLFLLVFCVKGTYCKPAYDEQAVAPGVWSSLWGWVSYLNPWGSPVDTSASPPRPEHDTNATQIKNALVVEARQFTATTIFDHSTAALKPSSNESVKKEDPTTPITSVQNVQISTTTEQHSLEASSRVITSGQNNPSTSENSAIDSREPITLTSPLAMVQNNPTKTKQSALEHYTEPDRSTTRIPLNQVFLTTHEPAIDDHVESRSSTTPNVLDKGNPITKEEPTTEQLLELEVSTAAIATDQNTSKLTEETMTEQTLELNVATMESDNPTTEEESLETEMSTYVTALSNTTVTEEPGADYPLELEASTTLTETDHISPTSTKQPATEQPVEPEVQPASLEPDTDNPTTIEEPLISAMSTDFAALNTTIVTEKLTTPCSLSELGASTTPIVIYQNIPELTEEHATDKTLVSKLLTPSIAKEPDFSTSKEEPVTEQFLEHEASNNIMSVLNNPSTNALTADDPLVSVTLTKGQTYQNDTIITKETATETTISTQVGGVLSLKLYETSIPTEPVTDLYPGVAELENIEESIKTSEALSGMDKASFLAEPVTDSYPDVAIAVSSRDEVSTERSEGSTLAETVTDLFPDGRTVLGRDEIFTAESKASILTDIATDPYKQLEEVSISTDPASMQSLQVEKALSTRIMEVSTNVNASIPAVNEVEAMFTERDEPAAPRVSRSHSAGYRLSFNQLPFMFLFYAVYFLKA; translated from the exons ATGGTCGTATTTAAACGTTTACTCCTGTTTCTATTAGTGTTTTGTGTTAAGGGAACTTATTGCAAGCCAGCTTATG ATGAGCAAGCCGTAGCACCTGGTGTTTGGTCCAGCCTCTGGGGATGGGTCTCTTACCTCAACCCTTGGGGCTCGCCTGTCGATACAAGTGCGTCTCCGCCCAGGCCCGAGCACGATACCAATGCTACTCAAATAAAAAACGCACTGGTAGTTGAAGCACGGCAGTTCACTGCAACGACTATATTTGACCATTCAACAGCTGCACTAAAACCCTCATCAAATGAGTCTGTGAAAAAAGAAGACCCAACTACACCCATCACATCAGTTCAAAATGTTCAGATCTCGACAACAACAGAACAACACTCGTTGGAAGCATCATCCAGAGTTATAACGTCAGGGCAAAACAATCCATCAACATCGGAAAACTCTGCAATAGACTCGCGGGAACCTATAACGTTAACATCTCCCTTAGCAATGGTTCAGAATAACCCAACAAAAACGAAGCAAAGTGCGCTAGAACATTATACAGAACCAGATCGATCAACTACGCGTATTCCGTTAAACCAGGTCTTTTTGACGACACACGAACCTGCGATAGACGACCATGTAGAATCAAGATCATCTACCACACCTAACGTATTGGATAAGGGCAACCCGATAACAAAAGAAGAACCCACGACAGAACAACTTCTAGAACTAGAAGTGTCAACCGCAGCCATTGCGACAGACCAAAATACCTCTAAATTAACAGAAGAGACCATGACAGAACAAACTTTGGAACTGAACGTGGCAACTATGGAATCGGACAACCCGACAACAGAAGAAGAATCATTAGAAACTGAAAtgtcgac CTATGTGACAGCCTTGAGCAACACAACCGTAACAGAAGAACCCGGGGCAGATTACCCATTGGAACTAGAAGCTTCAACCACACTGACTGAGACAGACCATATTAGCCCGACATCAACAAAACAACCTGCGACAGAACAACCTGTAGAACCAGAAGTACAACCCGCATCCCTCGAGCCGGATACTGATAACCCGACAACAATAGAAGAACCATTGATATCTGCAATGTCGACCGATTTTGCAGCCCTGAACACTACGATAGTAACAGAAAAACTCACGACACCCTGTTCCCTGTCGGAACTAGGAGCATCAACCACACCCATTGTTATTTACCAAAATATCCCTGAATTAACAGAAGAACACGCTACAGATAAGACGTTGGTATCAAAACTGTTAACCCCATCCATTGCGAAGGAGCCGGATTTCTCGACATCGAAAGAAGAGCCCGTGACGGAACAATTTTTAGAACATGAGGCGTCAAACAACATAATGTCAGTCCTGAACAACCCAAGTACAAACGCACTCACGGCAGATGACCCGTTGGTATCAGTAACGTTAACCAAAGGCCAGACATATCAGAATGATACTATAATTACGAAAGAAACCGCAACAGAGACTACAATATCCACACAAGTAGGCGGAGTATTGAGTTTAAAACTGTACGAAACGTCTATTCCGACTGAGCCTGTGACGGATCTGTATCCAGGAGTTGCAGAATTAGAAAACATTGAAGAGTCTATAAAAACAAGCGAAGCGTTGTCCGGTATGGACAAAGCGTCTTTTTTGGCTGAACCTGTCACGGATTCGTACCCAGATGTCGCCATTGCAGTATCAAGTAGAGACGAAGTGTCTACTGAAAGAAGCGAAGGGTCGACGCTGGCTGAAACTGTCACAGATTTATTCCCAGATGGCCGTACGGTATTAGGAAGAGACGAAATATTCACAGCAGAAAGTAAAGCATCAATACTGACCGATATTGCGACGGATCCATACAAACAACTAGAAGAAGTATCAATTTCAACCGATCCAGCCTCGATGCAGTCTTTACAAGTAGAAAAGGCGTTATCCACACGTATAATGGAAGTGTCCACGAACGTAAATGCCTCGATCCCAGCTGTAAATGAAGTTGAAGCAATGTTCACAGAACGAGATGAACCTGCCGCACCACGAGTGTCGAGATCACACAGTGCTGGATATCGACTCAGTTTTAATCAACTTcctttcatgtttttattttacgctGTATATTTTTTGAAAGCTTAA